TTTTGAATTGGATGTTTTAAAAGCAAACGGCATAAATACGGTAGAAATTATTGCATCAGGAAACGGAGAAAAAGCTACTTATAAAGTGGAATTAGATGTTGTAAATCCAAACCCAACTACCTCTAAATTGGTAGAGGCAACTATAGTAGGGAAACAAACCCAAACCATTAACTTTAGTACATTTGGTGTAGCAGGTTCAAATACCGCTACGTTAGAGTTGTCTACAATTCCGCCAATTAATTTTTCTGGTAGATTGGCGTATTTAATTCAGTATCCACATGGTTGTGTAGAGCAAACTACGTCGAGTGTTTTTCCTCAATTATTTCTGAATGATATTTTCGACTTAACGTCGGATAAAAAACGTGAAATTCAGGAAAATATAGAAAACGGAATTAAACGATTAGGAAACTTTCAGCAAGCAAATGGAGGCTTGAGTTATTGGCTTGGAGAAAATTATGTAAATGACTGGGGTACAACATATGCAGGTCATTTTATGTTAGAAGCAGCCAAAAAAGGATTTGTTTTACCATTAACTTTTAAAAGTAATTTTATAAGATATCAGAAAAATGCTGCAAGAAACTGGAGACCGAATTATAGTCATAATTACACAGATTTAGCGCAAGCTTACAGATTGTATACATTGGCATTGGCTGGTAGTCCAGACTTATCTGCAATGAACAGAATGCGCGAGTTTAAACAAATTTCTAACGAAGCAAAATGGCGATTGGCTGCAGCTTATGCTTTGGCAGGTCAGAAAGAAGCAAGTAAAGAAATTATGAGTAGTGCAAACATTAATTTTACATCTTCTAAATACAATTATTACTCTTATGGCTCTGTAGATAGAAACCGAGCAATGGCTTTAGAAACCATGCTAATTACCGATCATAAAGACGTTAAAAGTGTGGCAAAATCTATAGCCAAAGAGTTGTCTAGTAAAAGATGGATGAGCACACAATCTACCGCGTATAGTTTGTTGGCAATTGGTAAAATGGTTGTTAAAAACGGAGGAAAAGCCATGAATTTGAAGTATACCAATAATGGAAAAACAGTGGCTATTAAAACGCAAAGTTCTATGGTGCAACGAACTTTAGATGTAAAAAGCGGTACAAATGCTATCAACATAAAAAATGATGATAATAATATTGTTTTTGCAAGAATTATCAATTTGGGTCAATTGCCTTTGGGCGATGAAATTACAGAAGCTAGAGGTTTAAGTGTTGCTGTTCAGTATAAAGATATACAAGGGAAGGCTATTGATATAAAAAACTTAAAACAAGGTCAGGATTTTGTAGCAAAAATTACGGTCAGTAATCCTAAAAACGAAACGGTTAATGATATTGCGTTAACACAAATTTTCCCGTCTGGATGGGAAATTGTAAACACCCGTTTTACAGATTTTGGATCCACTACAAAAAGTGAAGCTCGTTATACAGATATTAGAGATGATAGGGTTAATTTTTACTTCGATTTGAAGCATCAATCTAAAAAATCAGAAACAAAAACGTTTTCAGTTTTATTAAATGCAGCCTATTTAGGGACTTATTATTTACCGGGAATTCAGGTAGAAGCTATGTATGATAATGATTATATGGTGAGAACTAAAGGGAGTTGGATTGAAGTTATTAAGTAGAGAAATGTCATTGCGAGGAACGAAGCAATCTTTTGATAAAAATTACAGATTGCTTCGTAAACTCGCAATGACAGATAAAAGTAGAATTGTTATTCCAATTGACGTAGGAAGAGGAATCTCATCATGAATATTTTGTTTGTGAGATTTCTCAATCGCTGAAAAGGCTCATTTTGAAATGACAATTGTACAGGGAATGGAAGTGTGATTGTCGTTACGAGGAGCAAAGCAATCTTTCGATAAAAATTACAGATTGCTTTGTAAACTCGCAATGACAGATAAAAGTAGAATTGTTATTCCAATTGACGTAGGAAGAGGAATCTCATCATGAATATTTTGTTTGTGAGATTTCTCAATCGCTAAAAAAGCTCATTTCGAAATGACAATTAAACCTTAAAAGAAATTAATACATCAAAAATTGAAAATAACAAACTACATAAAACGCCATAAAAAGAAAACAATTCTAGTGGTTGTTTTGCTGATTTTCTATGTGCTTTGTTTGCCCAATAGATTATTTACAAAGCCAACATCAACTGTAATTACAAGTAACAAAAACGAGTTGTTGGGTGCGTTAATAGCAAAAGATGGTCAATGGCGTTTTCCGCATAACGATTCGGTTCCGCAGAAATTTAAAACCTGTTTAATTCAGTTTGAAGATGAACATTTTTATGAACATCCAGGGTTTAATCCGGTTTCTATTTTGAAAGCATTAAAACAAAATTTACAAGCCGGAAGTGTAAAACGAGGCGGAAGTACCATTACGCAACAAGTAATTCGGTTAAGTAGAGATAATAGACCTAGAACTTATTTAGAAAAAGTAAAAGAATTAATTTTGGCAACGCGTTTAGAGTTTAGGGCGTCTAAAGAAAAAATTATAACCTATTGGAGTTCTAATGCGCCTTTTGGTGGAAATGTTGTAGGTTTAGATGCTGCTTCTTGGCGTTACTTTAATAGAAAAGCTACAGATTTATCTTGGGCAGAATCGGCAACTTTAGCTGTTTTACCCAATGCGCCAAACTTGATTTATCCAGGGAAAAATCAACATAAATTATTGGTAAAAAGAAATCGATTGTTAAAAAAGTTACGCTCTAAAAAAATAATAGATTCATTAACATACGAATTATCCGTTTTAGAAGAATTACCACAAAAGCCATTTCCGCTTCCTCAAATTACATCGCATTTATTGCAGAAAATCAATAAAAATAATAATGGAAAATTTGTAAAAACTACGATTGATAAAAAGTTGCAAATTCAAACAAATTTAATTGTAAATAATCATTATAAAAAACTGAAAAACAATGAGATATTTAATATTTCTGTTTTGGTTTTAGATATAAAAAATAGGAAGGTTTTAACCTATGTTGGCAATTCTGAAACAACGCAAAAAAATCAAAAATTTGTAGACGTTATAGATAAGCCTAGAAGTACAGGAAGTATTTTAAAACCATTTTTGTACGCAGCCATGTTAGATAGTGGAGATTTGTTGCCAAATATGTTAATTGCAGATGTACCAACAAATTTTGGAAGTTATCATCCAGAAAACTTCGACAAAAAATATGCGGGTGCTGTTTCTGCAAAATTAGCATTGTCTAAATCTTTAAATGTACCAACGGTAAGAATGTTGCAAAGTTTTGGGTTAGAAAAATTTCATCATTATTTGCAAAAATTAAAGTTAAAAGATTTAAAGAAAAATCCTAATTATTACGGGTTAACATTGGCTTTGGGTGGCGCAGAGAGTAACTTGTGGGATTTGTGTAAAAGTTATGCGTCTATGGCATCTACGGTAAATCACTATTCAGAACATTCGAGCAGGTATTTTAAAAATGAATTTTGTGAACCTACTTTTTATGCCGATAAAAAAATAGATTTCGGAGAAAAATCATCAGAAAAAATCATTTTTGATGCCGCTTCTATTTATTTAACTTTTGAGAGTTTGAAAGATGTAAATAGACCCAATGCAGATCAGAATTGGGAGTTTTTTAATTTGTCTAAACAAATTGCTTGGAAAACAGGTACTAGTTTTGGTTTTAGAGATGCTTGGGCAATAGGAACAACCAAAGATTATGTAGTTGGAGTTTGGGTGGGTAATGCAGATGGAGAAGGAAGACCTGGTTTGGTTGGCGTGCAAGCAGCAGCACCTATTTTGTTTGATGTTTTTGATAAATTACCAAATTCAGAATGGTTTGAAAAACCTTTTGATGAAATGACAGAAATAGAAGTTTGTACTAAAAGTGGTTATAGGGCTACTGAAAATTGCGAAGAAAAAACTGTAGAATTTGTACAGAATTCGGGTTTAAAAACCAAACCTTGTCCATATCATGTATTGGTGAATGTGGATGTATCAGAAAATTATCAGGTAAATACTTCTTGTGAACGCTTAGAAAATATCAAGCAAAAAAAATGGTTTGTGTTGCCTCCATTAATGGAATACTATTACAAGGATAAAAATCCGTTTTACAAAACGTTACCAAAATTTAGAAATGATTGTTTAGGAGAACAAAAAAATGTGATGAAATTTATGTATCCAACAGAAAAAAGCACCATTTTTTTGCCAAAGAACTTTGATGGAAAAAAGAATGAACTTGTTTTAAAAATAGCCCATGCAAATAAAGAGGCAGTATTGTATTGGTATGTAGATGATACGTATTTGGGAACCACAAAAGAAGTGCATGAATTTGGTGTGAATTTAGGGGTTGGAAGTTACTTTATTTCTGCTACAGATAATTTTGGAAACGAAATTCATCAACAAATAATAGTTAAGGAATAATTTATTAAAAGAGGGTAAGTTGCATGTTATCGAAACTTAGGCGCAGTTTATCGAATAGAAACTTTTAAAAAGCGGTTGAAGCCTATTTTTGTTGCTCAAGTAATAAAAATACAATTGATTATGTTTTTACAAGTTTTATCTTCAAATAATGTAGCAGCAGTAGAATCTGTTTTCGAAAATCAATTGTTATTTGTAATTCTAGGTTTAACTCTTTTAGTTTTTTTAATTTTAAGAGTTGCTAAATTTTTATGTAATTTGAGTTTTAACAGGGCAAGTAATAAGCAAGGTTAACATTCATAAAATATTTTAGGTTTTATAGGTAACCTTTAGATTTTTCTTAACAAAAACTTATATAATTTTCTACATCTTTGTTCTCTTGTACTTTTATGAAGTATTGTGAATATATTAAGTCTTAATTGATTATTTTTATAGTCGATTTTTTTTATGATTTTAATCTACACAGAATGAAGATATATCCTATAGAAACAGGTAATTTTAAATTAGATGGTGGTGCAATGTTTGGGGTTGTACCTAAAACAATTTGGCAAAAAACCAATCCGGCAGATAAAAATAACTTAATAGATATGAGCATGCGTAGTATGCTTATTGAAGACGGAAACCGTTTAATTCTTGTAGATACAGGTTTAGGAGCAAAACAATCAAATAAATTTTATAGCTATTATTACCTTTTTGGAGATTTTTCTTTAGATACTTCTTTGGCAAAATATGGTTTTCATAGAGATGATATTACGGATGTTTTTTTAACACATTTACATTTTGATCACTGTGGAGGAGCTATAGAGTGGAATGCAGAAAGAACTTTTTTACAACCTGCTTTTAAAAATGCAAAATTTTGGTCTAATGATAAACATTGGAAATGGGCAACCGAACCCAACCCAAGAGAAAAATCTTCTTTTTTTAAAGAAAATATTATCCCGATAAAAGAAAGTGGTCAATTAAATTTTATTCACAGTAATTTTAAAGAACAAATTGGTTTTGACGTACTTTTTATGGATGGCCATACAGAAAAACAAATGTTACCTATGTTAACTTACCAAGGTAAAACCATTGTTTTTGTAGCCGATTTATTACCAACTATTGGGCACATTCCTTTGCCTTATGTTATGGGGTATGATACAAGACCCCTGTTAACGTTAAAAGAAAAAGCAGCATTTTTAAACCAAGCTGCAGATAAAGAATATTACCTTTTTTTAGAACATGATGCTTATAATGAAATTTGTACGGTTCAGCATACAGAAAAAGGAGTTAGATTAAAGAATACACATAAATTTATAGACATATTTAATTAAGATAAGTGAGATTATGAGAGTTTTAAAACCTATTTTTTACGTAGCTTTTGCTGGTTTAGTTTTTTCTAGTTGTAAATCAATTTCTAAGATTCCTGTTCCACAGGGGGCAACAACGGTACTAAATGCAACCGCTAAAAAAGGAACGTTGTCTGAGGATGAGTTAAATAAATGGAGTCATGCAGACTTGCTAACAGATTCGATACCAGGTATGAGTCTTGAAAAAGCATATCAGTTTCTTTCTGGTAAAAAAGGAGTAGAAGTTATTGTAGGTGTGGTAGATTCTGGAACAGATTTAGAGCATGAAGACTTAAAAGATGTGGCTTGGGTTAACCCAAAAGAAGTAGCAGGTAACGGAATTGATGATGATAAAAACGGCTTTATAGATGATATTAATGGCTGGAATTTTTTAGGGAGTATTTATAAAGAAAATTTAGAATACGAAAGAATTGTAAAAAACCCATCTATTGCCAGTGAAGAAGAAGCAAAAGAAGCAAAAGCGTTTTATGATAAAAAACTAGAAGGTGCAGAGAAAAGTAAATTAAGATACGAGCAAATGTTACAAGGAATAACAAATGCAGACGATGTTATTTCTAAAAACTTAAATAAAACAGATTATACTAAAGAAGAGGTTTTAGCTATTGTTACCGAAGACCCTGCTTTATTACAAGGTGTTGCGATTGCTAAGCAAATGTTTAGTTTTGGTTTACCATCTTTAAGTGCAGCAAAAGCAGAATTAACTAAATTGGTTACAAGTTCTGCAGAGTTGTTAAATGGAGATGCGTTAAAGAAAGACTATAGAAGTGCTGTAGGAGACAATCCTAACACCATGGATATAAAAGTGTATGGAAATAATAAAACCGGTCACTCTGTAAAAGATGAAGCACACGGAACGCATGTTTCTGGTATTATTGCTGCAAGCAGAAATAATGGAATAGGAATAAATGGGGTTGCAAATCATGTAAAAATTATGGCTGTTAGAGCTGTACCAGACGGAGATGAGTATGATAAAGATATTGCTTTAGGTTTGCGTTATGCAGTAGATAACGGAGCAAAAGTTATTAATACAAGTTTTGGTAAAGGATATTCGCCTAAAAAAGAATGGGTTTATGATGCTATTAAATATGCAGCTTCTAAAGATGTATTAATTGTAAATGCAGCAGGAAATGATGGTAAAAATATTGACGTAGAAAGAACGTATCCTAACGATTCTAAAGATTTAGAAACAGAAATTTCTGATAACGTATTAACAATTGGTGCAATGAGTGCTAATTATAACGAAAAGTTACCCGCTAATTTTTCTAACTACGGTAAAAAGAATGTAGATGTTTTTGCACCTGGAGTTCAAATTTATTCTACAACTCCAGAAAATGAATACAAAAAATTTAGCGGTACTTCTATGGCTGCACCTTCTACCGTTGGTGTTGCAGCGTTAATTCGTTCTTATTACCCTAAATTATCTGCAAGTCAGGTAAAACATATTTTAATGAATTCTGGTATCAAAATTAATTTTGATGTAATTCAGCCAGGTTCTCAATCAAGAGAAAACCCAGAAGGAATAAAAGTTCCTTTTGCAGATTTATCAGTTTCGGGTAGAGTTGTAAATGCTTACAATGCCTTAAAAATGGCAGATGAAATGGTAAACGGAAAAAAATAATTATTAATTAGATAAAGCAGCATTGTAAAAGATGCTGCTTTTTTTTTAAAACTTTAATCAACTTAAATATGAGAAAAATTTACTTTTTAGGATTGTCGCTTATCATGTTAACTTCTTGTACGGTTACAAAAAACACAACTTCTGTGTCTAAAGAAACCTATTGGCAACAACATGTAGATTATACAATGGATGTTGATGTAGATGTAAACAAATATCAATACAAAGGAAAACAGACTTTAGCGTACACTAATAATTCTCCAGACGATTTAGATAAAGTATTTTATCACTTATATTTTAATGCATTTCAACCAGGATCTCAAATGGATGTTCGTTCTTTAAATATTAAAGATCCAGACAGAAGGGTTAGAGATAGAATTAGCAAATTACAGCCAGATGAAATAGGGTACATTAAAGTAAATTCGTTAAAACAAAATGGCGTTGCAGTTTCTCATGAAACCGTAGGTACAATTTTAGAAGTACAATTAAATAAACCTATAAAATCTGGAGAAACAGTTACTTTAGAAATGAATTTTGATGCTCAGGTTCCTGTTCAAATTCGTCGTTCTGGAAGAAACAATAAAGAAGGAGTTGCGTTATCTATGGCGCAATGGTATCCTAAATTAGCTGAATACGATTTTCAAGGTTGGCATACGCCTCCTTACATCTCAAGAGAGTTTCAAGGTGTTTGGGGAGATTTTGATGTAACCATTCATATCGATAAAAACTATACTGTTGGTGGTTCAGGTAATTTACAAAACCCTCAAGAAGTTGGTCATGGATATCAAGATGAATTAAAAGAGTTAAAGTTGCCTAAAGGCGATAAATTAACATGGCATTTTAAAGCACCAAATGTGCATGATTTTATGTGGGCTGCAGATCCAGCATACATTCATGATGTTTTAAAAATGGAAAACGGAATTGATTTGCACTTTTTATACAAGGAAAATCTTGCAGCAGAGTATTTAAAAAACTGGAAAGATTTACAACCTAAAGTTGCAGAATTAATGACGTATTATAGCAAGCATGTTGGTCAATACCCATACAAACAATATTCTGTAATACAAGGTGGAGATGGAGGTATGGAGTATGCAATGTCTACGTTAATTACTGGTAAACGTAAATTTGGGAGTCTTTTTGGCGTAACAGCACATGAGATGGCACATACCTGGTTTCAGTTTTTGTTAGCATCTAATGAAAGTTTACACCCTTGGATGGATGAAGGTTTTACAACCTATATTTCTAACAAAGCAGAAAACGAAATCTTAAAAGAAAATAAAGAAAATCCGCATGCAGGTTCTTATAAAGGATATAGAGCAATTGTTGCAAAAGGGTATGAGGAGTCTTTATCTACACATGCAGATAGATACAACACAAATTGGGCGTATAGCACAGCAAGTTATTCTAAAGGAAACATCTTTTTAAGTCAGTTAGAATATGTTATTGGTAAAGAGAATGTTGCAAACGGATTAAAAAAGTATTTTACAGATTTTAGTTTTAAGCATCCTACTCCAAATGATATTAAAAGATCTATGGAAAAAACATCTAAATTAGATTTAGGTTGGTATTTAAATGAGTGGACAGAAACAACACATACTATAGATTATGGTGTAAAATCTGTTGATAATAAAACAATTACTTTAGAAAGAATCGGGCAAATGCCAATGCCAATGGATGTTGAGGTAACTTATGTGGATGGAACTTTAGAAAGTTTTAATATACCTTTAGAAATGATGAGAGGCAATAAACCAACAACAGCAACCATTTTAAAAGATTGGGGTTGGGCAATGCCAACATATTCTTTTACAACTTCTAAAGCTGTAAAATCTGTTGCTATTGATAAAAGCGGATTAATGGCAGACATTAATTTAGATAATAATATTCTTGAAGTAAAATAAATTTTTTAAAATCAATAAAAAAAGCCTTTTCAATTTGTAAAGGCTTTTTTGATTTTATTATATTTACGATTATCAATAAGTTTTAAATTATTATCTCCCCCATTAAAATTTGTAAATATTTCTGATTAAGGAGTGATTTGTTATGATGCTCTAGTATTTATCTTTACTAACAAGATTATTTATAAATAAAAATTCATCTTTAAAAAAACTAATTTTATTAAATTTAATTTAAAAGCATGCCCCTTATTTATTTAAACTCATCTAAGAAGTTTTTTCATTCTATAATTTTAATCTGCATTTTGCATTTTACTCTATTTTTTAATGCACAAACAGCTGTAACATCCATTTATGGTGATAATGGAGGGTTTTTTATATCTTCTAATATAGTACCAGCTACTTATGATGATTCTAATAATTTATTAGGTTTTACCGTAGGTGGGGCTACCTACTCTACGGGTGTTAATGATGCAATTTTAACGGCTAATAATATAACATATACAAGCGGGAATTTTGTTTCATTTCCAATGCCAGCTTCTATTAATTATAAATCGGAAGAATTAATTGGTATTGGAACCAATTGGGGAGGTGTTTCACAAAATAATAGTGCAACAGATTATATAAAAACATTTAATCCTATTGTTCCTTCTCATTTTGTTAGAGATGGTAGTAATGGATTAGAATTAGCATCAAACTTTTTTAATATTAAAAGTCAAGTAATAGTGTATGATGCCATTGTAATAAACCAAGCAGTAAGTATTAATGATGCATTGCCAGACATTATTGTTACTCAAACAGGGTCTCCTGGAAATACAGATAAATTTAAATTTATAGATAGCGCAGGTAATATAGTGGGGGCGGAAGTAAATGTGACATTTGGAGGTGTTGCGACTGTTGGCGATACAGATTGGACTATTTACAAAGTAAATCCTGCTACAGGTTTGGTAACCGGTACCTTTGGTGTAAATACCAAGAGAGATTTAAGAGTGCTTTCTATTAAATTAAGTGATTTTGGAATTACAACTAGTAATTTTAACCAAATAACTAATTTTGTACATACTACATCTGGTAATACAGACATTGCCTTTACAGCATATAATTACGATGCAATAAAAATACTTTTACCAGCTACAGATTTAGAAGTGGCAAACTCAATGATTTCTGCAGATGATTTTTGTGCACCTACCACAGCTACTTTTACAACAACGATAACAAATAAATCAGCTACCGAACTATCAAAAGATTTTGATGTAGATTTTGAAATTCCAACCGGAATGTCTGCAACAAGTAACTCCGCAGTTTTTTCTGAAGCAGGTGTTTCTCCTTTATCAGCAAGTTTTAATAATACTAATAATAAATGGACTGTGGATAATTTAACAGAAGGAGAAAGTGTAACGCTAACAGTTACTACATCTGTAAGTACGGCTTCATTTCCTATCAGTTTTACAGCTACAGCAACGGGGTTGTTTCAGCCAGATAGTGATCCAAGTAATAATACACAAACAATATCTGAGGCTGGTGAAGACAACGATTGTGATGGTGTAAAAGATACTGATGATTTAGATGATGATAATGATGGTGTTTTAGATTCTATTGAAGGGACTGGTGATCTTGATGGAGACGGAATTGCTAATTATTTAGATTTGGATAGTGATGGAGATGGTTGTCCGGATGCTTTAGAAGCAACAGGTACTGTTAAGCAAACGGATTTAGATGCTAATTTTGTAATTACCGGAGCAGTAAACGCACTGGGAATACCAACTTTAACAGAAGCGGGTGGTGGTACAGGACAAAATATTGGTGATAGCCAAAATGGTAGTGTTTTAGCTTGTGATACAACGGATACTGATTTAGATGGAATAATTGATATTATTGATTTAGATGACGATAATGATGGTATTTTAGATACTGCAGAAAATGCATATAGTGGAAACCCGATTGCAGATACAAATAAAAACGGAATTATAGATTACAAAGACCCCAGTCTTAGCAGTTTTGTAGATTCTAATTCAGATAATATAGATGATAGATATGACATTGATTTAGATGGAATTATAGATCAGTTTGATGCAGATAGTGATGGAGATGGTTGCCCTGATGCATTAGAAGGTGGTGCTACTTTTACTTTTGCAGATGTAGAAGGTAACAATCGATTAAAAGGAGATGTAGATGTAAATGGTATTCCGGTTATAGCTACTGATAGTGGTCAATTACTAGGGAGTAGTCAAGATAATTTAGTACAAGACCAAAGCTGTAGTTTGTTGCCTGTAATTATTAGTCAAGTGTATCAAACGGCGTCAGGTAACGCAATAGAATTAACAAATATTGGAACAACACCTGTAACTAATATCAGTTTAGTTTTATTTAAAGATTTAGGTATTGCTTCTGCAAGTGCTATTATGCCTACGGCAGATTTAACAATAGCAAGTATACCAGCCGGTGGCTCTGTTGTTATAAAATCTGTTGCATCACTTCCAGGAGTTACTCTTATAAATAATCCTACCGAATTAACAGACGCAAATATTACTGATTTTAGTGGTGGAGACGACACTATAATTCTTTCAAAAACCGTAAATGCTTCTGCTTGGGAGAATAGATATGATGTTGTTAAGAATATTAGTAATACAACATCATTAGTACGTATCGATGAAATAACCAAAGCAAATACCACTTTTACCCCATCAGAATGGATTTCTTTTATTGATGATTCAATACCAGTTGTTGGAGATACAAATCCAATTCCTGCAATTGTAAGGCATGTAAATGCACCGCTCTTATCAGAAGTAAAAACTCCAGTTTTAGAAACCAACAGTGGTTTGGGATTACATAAAATAAATCCAACCATACGTATAGGGTCTGCGTGGAGTAATGGTTTTCCTGATAAATCTAGAAGTGTAATAATTAAAGAAACTTACATGCATTCTGCAGGTAGTTTAAATGCAAGAATATTAAATGTGCAAGATAGTAATGTGTTAAGTGTTAGTGATAATGCGTTAATTGTTTTAAATAACACTCATATAAATGTAAATGCACAAATTAGAATTTTAGGAACCGCACAGTTTATTCAAGTACACGATGGTAGTAGTAAGGTAACGGGTAATGGAAAATTATTAATAAGCCAAAAAAGCGAGGTTCCTAACGTATTTAGATATAACTATTGGTCATCACCTGTTGTAGAGTTTATTGGAGGTAATACGTATAGAGTTTCAGAAATAATGAAAGATCCTGGAGGTAGTCTTTCTGCTAATTCTATAATTACAGATATTAATTTTGTTGGCGGTTATGATGGAGCAGCTACTAGTCCTATACAAATAGCAAGTTATTGGATTTGGGCTTATTTTAATAGTACAGCAGGTAATGATTGGGTGCAATTAAAAGATACGGGGTATTTATCTAAAGGTTTAGGGTATATTATGAAAAGTACAGGTGAGAATCCTCAATATTTTACTTTTTATGGAAGTCCAATTGATGGAGATATTTCATTTAACTTATCTGCAAATACAAATAGTCTTTTAGGGAATCCATACGCAGGTACTTTAGATGGTAAGGCATTTATATTAAATAATGAAGATACAATTGATGGTACGCTTTATTTTTGGGAACATTCGGGAGAAGCGACAGATCAAGGACATGTAAAAGGAGGCTATGAAGGAGGTTATGCTCAATTAACTTTTTCTATGGGTACAGCTGCCACTAGTGTTGTTGAGGGTACAAGTGGGTTAACAGATTCTTACACATATACAGAGCCAACAAGATATATCGCTGTAGGTCAGGGTTTTTTTGTTCTTTCGGATGAAGATGGAGGAACTGTTAATTTTAATAATAAGCAAAGAAGTTATCAAGTAACTGAGCCTCATTTTTTTAAAGGAAAAGAGAAGAAAACAACTAATAATACGCTTCCTATTTTAAAACTAGGGATGAATTTTACGAATAAAGATTATATAAAGATTCATAGGCAAATAGGAATTTCATTTAATGAAAATCATTCTTATGGTTTTGATTATGGATATGAAAGTGTAATGATAGATGTTCAATCTACAGATGTATATTGGAATTTTGATGAAATGGATAATCAGAAATTAGCAATTGCAGGAGTTGAAGGGATTAATGATGCATTAAAAATTCCATTAACACTTCTTATAGGATCTCAAGAACCTGTTTT
The nucleotide sequence above comes from Polaribacter butkevichii. Encoded proteins:
- a CDS encoding T9SS type A sorting domain-containing protein; the encoded protein is MHFTLFFNAQTAVTSIYGDNGGFFISSNIVPATYDDSNNLLGFTVGGATYSTGVNDAILTANNITYTSGNFVSFPMPASINYKSEELIGIGTNWGGVSQNNSATDYIKTFNPIVPSHFVRDGSNGLELASNFFNIKSQVIVYDAIVINQAVSINDALPDIIVTQTGSPGNTDKFKFIDSAGNIVGAEVNVTFGGVATVGDTDWTIYKVNPATGLVTGTFGVNTKRDLRVLSIKLSDFGITTSNFNQITNFVHTTSGNTDIAFTAYNYDAIKILLPATDLEVANSMISADDFCAPTTATFTTTITNKSATELSKDFDVDFEIPTGMSATSNSAVFSEAGVSPLSASFNNTNNKWTVDNLTEGESVTLTVTTSVSTASFPISFTATATGLFQPDSDPSNNTQTISEAGEDNDCDGVKDTDDLDDDNDGVLDSIEGTGDLDGDGIANYLDLDSDGDGCPDALEATGTVKQTDLDANFVITGAVNALGIPTLTEAGGGTGQNIGDSQNGSVLACDTTDTDLDGIIDIIDLDDDNDGILDTAENAYSGNPIADTNKNGIIDYKDPSLSSFVDSNSDNIDDRYDIDLDGIIDQFDADSDGDGCPDALEGGATFTFADVEGNNRLKGDVDVNGIPVIATDSGQLLGSSQDNLVQDQSCSLLPVIISQVYQTASGNAIELTNIGTTPVTNISLVLFKDLGIASASAIMPTADLTIASIPAGGSVVIKSVASLPGVTLINNPTELTDANITDFSGGDDTIILSKTVNASAWENRYDVVKNISNTTSLVRIDEITKANTTFTPSEWISFIDDSIPVVGDTNPIPAIVRHVNAPLLSEVKTPVLETNSGLGLHKINPTIRIGSAWSNGFPDKSRSVIIKETYMHSAGSLNARILNVQDSNVLSVSDNALIVLNNTHINVNAQIRILGTAQFIQVHDGSSKVTGNGKLLISQKSEVPNVFRYNYWSSPVVEFIGGNTYRVSEIMKDPGGSLSANSIITDINFVGGYDGAATSPIQIASYWIWAYFNSTAGNDWVQLKDTGYLSKGLGYIMKSTGENPQYFTFYGSPIDGDISFNLSANTNSLLGNPYAGTLDGKAFILNNEDTIDGTLYFWEHSGEATDQGHVKGGYEGGYAQLTFSMGTAATSVVEGTSGLTDSYTYTEPTRYIAVGQGFFVLSDEDGGTVNFNNKQRSYQVTEPHFFKGKEKKTTNNTLPILKLGMNFTNKDYIKIHRQIGISFNENHSYGFDYGYESVMIDVQSTDVYWNFDEMDNQKLAIAGVEGINDALKIPLTLLIGSQEPVFIRIDELENISQKIYLFDALENTTTELKFNELVELQLSKGIYENRFFITFTPAKTLITRDEIYDINLRTYMDERSGNLLIINNTNLVIENVEIFNVLGQKIKKWKLNISDEKLDLEVGSLSSSIYIVSIKTNKGTFTSKILKN